Genomic DNA from Haloplanus sp. HW8-1:
TTCAACTCGAAGCTTCGGGAGGCCTTTGGCTCCTCGCCGTTCATCCTCACGAAGTTCGACCGGTTCATGGAGTGGGTTCGGGGCTCCTCGATGTTCATGCTACAGTTCGGCATCGCCTGCTGTAGCATCGAGATGATGCACACGTACGCGGTCAAACACGACCTCGACCGGTTCGGTGCCGGCGTTCCGCGTGCGTCGCCGCGACAGGCAGACGTGATCATCGTCCCGGGGACCATCGTCTCGAAGTTCGCCCCGCGGATGAAGCGTGTCTACGACCAGATGCCCGAACCGAAGTTCGTCGTCGGCATGGGGTCGTGTACCATCTCCGGGGGCCCGTTCCAGGAGGGGTACAACGTCGTCAAGGGCGCCGAGGAGGTCATCCCGGTCGACATCCACGTCCCCGGTTGTCCGCCCCGTCCGGAGGCGCTGGTCTATGGCGTCGCCAAACTGCAAGAACGCATCGCCAACGGCGAGAGTTCGCCGGTTACGGTCAAACCCTACGAACTCGAACAGTTCGGCGATCTCGACCGCGACGAAGTGGTCGACAAACTCGCCGAGGAGATCGACGAGGACGACCTCGTCATGCGGTACAACTGGGCCGATTCGCCATGAGCCTCGAAGAATCAGCTCCGGACACGGTCGAAACGGCAGCGACGACCGCCGAGGAGATCGAGGACCTACTGGGCGATCTGGTCCTCGACCGCGACGACCACCTCAACGCGCCGGGCTTCGTCGTCCGGCCCGACGAGGTACAGGACACGCTCTTTCGCCTGCGCGACGAGGCCGGCTACGATCACCTCTCCTGTGTGACGGCACAGGAGTACGAGGACCGCTACGAATCCATCTACCATCTCAAGAAGTACGACGACCCCACCGACGAGGTGAGCGTGGTGGTGCCGACGCCGACCGACGACCCCGTCAGCGAGTCGGCCGAACCCGTCTACCGCACCGCCGACTGGCACGAACGCGAGGCCTACGACCTGGTCGGCATCGAGTACGACGACCACCCCGACCTCCGTCGCATCCTCCTCCCCGAAACCTGGCAGGGTCATCCTCTCGGCCGGGACTACGACCAAGACCGCCCCCAGGTCGTCCCCCTCCGCGAACACGCCAACCCGCTGCAGGAGGATCACGCGGGCGACGCGGGCGACACGATGTTTCTCAACATCGGGCCACACCACCCGGCGACCCACGGCGTCCTGCACCTCAAGACGGTGCTCGACGGCGAACAGGTCGTCGACGTGGAGTCCGACATCGGCTATCTCCACCGCTGTGAGGAGCAGATCTGTCAGCAGGGGACGTATCGCTACCAGATCATGCCCTACCCGGACCGGTGGGACTACATCTCCGCCGGCCTGCTGAACGAGTGGGCGTACGCCCGGGTCGCGGAGGACCTCGCGGACATCGCAGTGCCCGAGTACGCACAGGTCATCCGGACCATGGGCGCCGAACTCTGTCGGATCGCGGCACACATGCTCGCGGTCGGCACGTTCGCGCTCGACGTTTACGGCGACTTCACCGCCATCTTCATGTACGCCGTTCGGGACCGCGAGAAGGTCCAGAACATCCTCGAAGAACTCACGGGCCAGCGGCTCATGTTCAACTACTTCCGGCTGGGTGGGGTCGTCTGGGACCTGCCCGAACCCCGCGAGGAGTTCTTCGAGATGATCCGGGACTTCCTCGACGACCTGCCCGAGGCCCTCGAGGAGTACCACGACATGATCTCGGCGAACGAGATCCTGCAGGTCCGGACCGTCGACACGGGCGTCCTACCCCCCGAAGTGGCCAAAAGCTACGGCGCCACCGGACCGGTCGCCCGCGGGTCGGGCGTC
This window encodes:
- a CDS encoding NADH-quinone oxidoreductase subunit B — encoded protein: MSSEQERFVTDTSQVGSETRDARIGTSGTDNRFNSKLREAFGSSPFILTKFDRFMEWVRGSSMFMLQFGIACCSIEMMHTYAVKHDLDRFGAGVPRASPRQADVIIVPGTIVSKFAPRMKRVYDQMPEPKFVVGMGSCTISGGPFQEGYNVVKGAEEVIPVDIHVPGCPPRPEALVYGVAKLQERIANGESSPVTVKPYELEQFGDLDRDEVVDKLAEEIDEDDLVMRYNWADSP
- a CDS encoding NADH-quinone oxidoreductase subunit D; the protein is MSLEESAPDTVETAATTAEEIEDLLGDLVLDRDDHLNAPGFVVRPDEVQDTLFRLRDEAGYDHLSCVTAQEYEDRYESIYHLKKYDDPTDEVSVVVPTPTDDPVSESAEPVYRTADWHEREAYDLVGIEYDDHPDLRRILLPETWQGHPLGRDYDQDRPQVVPLREHANPLQEDHAGDAGDTMFLNIGPHHPATHGVLHLKTVLDGEQVVDVESDIGYLHRCEEQICQQGTYRYQIMPYPDRWDYISAGLLNEWAYARVAEDLADIAVPEYAQVIRTMGAELCRIAAHMLAVGTFALDVYGDFTAIFMYAVRDREKVQNILEELTGQRLMFNYFRLGGVVWDLPEPREEFFEMIRDFLDDLPEALEEYHDMISANEILQVRTVDTGVLPPEVAKSYGATGPVARGSGVDYDLRRDDPYGYYDELDWDVAVEDGCDNYSRLLVRLREVEESAKIIEQCVDLLEDWPEDERTIQSNVPRTLRPDDDTEIYRAVEGAKGELGIYVRADGTEKPARFKIRSPCFSNLQTLPEMSNGEYIPDLIASLGSLDIVLGEVDR